A window of Nicotiana sylvestris chromosome 8, ASM39365v2, whole genome shotgun sequence genomic DNA:
ttaatttttctttttccttgatCTTAAAtggttatttttcctttttcctcttcTCATTTCTTTTTGACTTTTCGTCTATATTGGATGCTTCTAACTAGGGAGGACGATTACGCTGGTTATAAAAGTTTTTGGCTGCCCCAATGTTCTATATCTGCAGGTAAAGCATACCTATTTTAAAAAGTTACTTCAAAGAAATCTTGCTTATGACCAGTAAAGTAATTTCCCTTCGGTGATAAGTAATTTTGCTATGATCGATTATTTGAGAAATTTttgattttattatttaaaagagtTGAAATAGACTTTGTTCTTTTGATAGGTAAGAATGTTGTTGATGAAATGAAGAGGTGAGATTTGAGTATTGCTGAGAAAATAAAGTGAGGAGATGAAAATTGTGTTCTCGAAGCATTATATGATATGCTTCAGAAAGAGGTTATAGTTCTATGCAAAGAATGCCATAAGGAAAATCATAGCCTCAAAGATGAATCAATTGAGGTCCATGCTTTGTTTCTTTGAACCCAACTATAATTCTTTTACATCTAAAAAGTGTGATATGAACGCTGCTGAGAAAATAAAGTTGGAATGAGGTTTATGTTTCCTCATCGTTGTATGATATGATTTAGAAAGAGGTTGTAACTCTATGCAAAGCTTGCACTGAGGAGAATCATTGCCTCAAACACAAAGGTGATGTGTTGAGGTCCAATCATTGTTTCTCCGAACCCCACTAATAGCGTGCACACAACTCTTCCGTtgttttctctctcacactcaactTATCTTCATGTGAATGTAGATGTTGGCAAAGAAGGTGGAATATTGAAAAAGGCAATGGAAATTGAGGTAAAATAATGCATCGCAGTAAGAAAATATTCTGCAATCCTGAAAGTCAAGGAGCACGATAAAAGACTGTAAAGCGACGTAAATCTGTCAAGGTACCCATGAATTGTCATACGCCTTCACTAAGGCGAAGCTTTTGAACCTCTACGCGCATTCAAATTTCTAGATATACAATGCTTAATAAGGACTACATTAGATGACTTATTACTTTTAGTATAATTTGCATGCATAGAGGAAAgtaaaagctttgaagctttaaatACTGGAGAAAAAATGTTGAATACATTTTCAACTTATAGATTGGCTTAATTTGATGTCACTGTTCAGATTTTAAATGGATCTTCTTCTGGAATGTTGAAACTTGAAAGACAACTTAAAACTTCATCTCTGTAGGTCATATATATTCATTGATGAGTTGCAACtctagagaaagaaaagaaatcatGTGCTTAGTATAAGATTACATGATTAAAAACTGAATTGGGTTTTGAGTTGTACCTCACAAATATCAAAATGGGTATAGAAATAACTAGGTTTGTTTAccgcgaaaatggtaataacaattaaatttgttgatgggactctaaaaatacgtgatctatttttatgctagttgttacagcagttgatgctagatatatgaagataaaaaataaaatgcGAACTAGAATAGAGCTGTGATCGAACTGAGGGGCTTGCTGTCTGGGCCTCGGACTAACCAAtaaggggcctcgaggtcgatgtctgggctcgaactcgagctatcggggataattaGGAAGGGGCTAAccgttaggatataattaaagaagactctttatggccaatatcaagcaataaatgaagaacaagtttgaaagcaataaatgaaagaggcattcaagagcgagtaagttagagagaaaagaaagagagttgttattgatcttgtgtagaaaaTTTGGAACAACAGAGTTTAGAAAGTgctaaggatcccctttatatagaagaGGATATTCAAACATGGTAGAAGAGTGCAATAAATACAATGGTATGGAGATGAGATGGCCAGACGCGATTCCAGGCTCTGCCAGTGTTATTTGTTTatcttgggaactcccctctccCGTACTATAGCCGTTAACATGCAATTCCCCCCAGGGCCGGTACCcgacgactcccgatggtgggtcTCGACCTTAGCTTCAAGCCTCGAGAAGCATGCCCGTGAGGCGACCTAATGACGGGGAAATTGGGCCCCAGTTTTACTGCATACAGATAGTCTTCGCGTTTCATAGAGTGAAAGCGGTAAGAAACGACCTTGAATTTCTTCCTCCTTCGATGTTCTAGCAATCGGCGATGGCTACGAGGTGGCAAGATGCAACATGCATGCTGCTCCTGTAGGTTTCCGCATTGACTATGGCAGTTGGCTGCCTCTTGGCCTCCTTCAATACGCACACAGTGCTTTTATAAATACTTCCCTTCTCCCTTTCTATAACCCATTGCGTACTCAAACCCCTGATAAGGTTCGTTCTTCCTTTGCTCTCGTTCTCTCTTAGGAACGcaactctttttcttccttcagaATCTTCTAAGGATGGCGAAAACATCCACCTTTGCTTCTCAAGAGGTTGCGGGCTCATCCTCTTCGTTTCTCTCTCAAGGCAAATTGGCTATACCTCCTCGTGCTGAGGAATGTGTCCCAAGATCTTTTGCGATGACCtccgatttcaaggtcgagagaccTTCCTCGAAGCCAGAGCGTCGTGAGCCCGTGACTCGGTATATCAGCTCGGTAACAGATGTGGGGAAAGTGAGGGCTGATTGCCGCTAGGGGGATACTCTACTTGTGGAGATTCTTGCTCAGGAGGAAGATATTACGGCTCACAAAGTTGGCTTTCTGAGTGTATACACCTATACATTCACCTTGGGGCCGGTGGGGCCATCCTCGCCCCTGATCGACCACATGATTCTCAACTTCTATCGACGTTATCAGGTAACTCTAGGCCAAATTCATCCTTCGTTCTAGAGCGTTGTTTATATGATCAGGCCTTACTCAAACATGATAGaggagatgcccttcaccctcaACCACCTAATCCGGATGTATAGTCCCCATCTCCTCCGAGGGGGCTTAATCAAGCTTTGCCGTCGAGCCCTGAGGTCCCTCTTTGCCTGCGCCGAGGAGCTCGGGAACGAAGTATGGATTAGCCGATTCGTCCGAATGAGGACTTCTGACCTGATTCTGGCGGAAACGATGTCGTTCCCTGAGAAGGGGAACACTGGGCGTAAGTAAACGTGTTGTCGGGTCTCCCTTCGCTTCTTTTTGGTGATATTTCTTCAAGCATCTAACTctatttttcttgattttttagTCATAGCAACATACCCTGGTGCGGTTTCGGACCTCTAGGGCTAGGTCGGCTGCTTATACTCAATTTGCCCATATGCTGAACGATTGTGGCGAGATTTATCCCGAGCTCGGTGGGAAGCCAAAGATCATGGTAAGCCTCGAACCTTGTTGCATCAGCGTACTTCGACGCAAATCACTATTAGTAGCATTCTTCATTCTTTGTGTTTATTTTCTGCATATTTATAGGTCTGAAGGAAGTCCTTTTGATGAAGGAGGCATCACCCATTGAAGGGGACGCCCTAGTGTCTGGCGAGAAGAAGAGAAGGTAGGGGAGTTTACCGGTCGGGCCTCCAGAGTTCAAGAGGGCTAAGGCAGAAGAACCCAAGGTTGATCTGGCAGCTCTGGCCTCAGAGACGGTGGGAGCGTATAGATTCGGCCGATCTTCGGGCCGTGGGGATAGAGGCTTCTGAACCGGATCCTGATGACATTGTGGGCTATCTTTGTGGTGGGAGGCAATAGATGGAGTACCGAGCACTACCCCTGAGTCGGTTGGTGGCCAAAATTCTCCCCGAGTTGAGGCGTAGTTGGTGGGCAATTCGAAGGGGCCCGACTCTGGGGTCCAGGGTGAACAAGGGACGGAGGCTTTGACTGGCCCTGTTAGCCCTGTGATCATTGTTGATTCCCCTTAGGGAGTGACCATACTGCCGCATGGAGTGCAAGATGCCCCGTGTGAAGAGCCTTCTGGAGTAGGTGCACTAGTCGAAGGCAGAGATGCACTTGAGAGGTCACCGACAGTTCTCGAGGGAGGTCCCGAGGTTGATGCTTCATTCATTTTCGGCGATATGGGAAGACTTTGCGAGCGGGTAATTTTTGCTAACCTCGTCCGCCGCTTTGGGCTGCTCCGATCTTTATTTTTCTAACTTGCCCCTTTTTGTGGCTTCAGGCTAAAGTGTTTTACAGCCAGGCTTTCACCCAGTACCAGGATGCGGTGAACCATCATGAGCATGAGAAAACCTATCTTACCGAGCAGGTTAGTCATCCCCCATTTACTATTATCTGAATCTTTGTGAGATTCTATTGATTTTAACATGTCGGATCCGATTTGTGCAGTTTGAGAAAGAAAACACCCTGCTGTGGGGGGAGCTTTGGGCCAGAGATGCTGAAATTTCCGAGCTCAGTCGGTGCACAAACGAAATAACTTTCGAGAGGGACACCCTCCAAGGGAAGGTAACCTTAGTCGAGCGTCAGCTACGAGATGCGAAGGAGGATAGTGACAAATACAGAGGTCTCCATTCTGAACTGGTGGCTGCACTATCTCGAATTAAAGCCGAAACCGAGGCACTCGTATCCTCGCACGGGAAGGAAGCTATTGTCGCAAATGCTTGCGTTGAGAGGGCGTCTGAGGGGGCTAGCCCGAATTTACCTCGAGCTGTGGATCGTGCCTGGCTGGTTTCCCAAAAGCAGTTCGTTGGAGGTGTGTTGGATGGCAGCTTGGGTGGTGCTAAAAATGAGGGCAGATCCCCGGAGAGAGAAGATGTCGTTGAGAAGGGGCCGTCGGGGGACTCGTAGGTCTCAGGGTGCAACCCTTGGGGAGCCATTGAGAATGTGGGCTTGGCAATAAATTAGGATCCTGTTGATTTTCTTGTTGGTATATATAGTGCTTTCATACTGGCATATGTATAAAGTAAGCCCTGTGGCTTTGTTCCTCCTACTCCCCTTTTTTGTCCAGAATTCTGCCGGGTGCTCCTGCTTTTAGAGTTAAGAATCTTTAGATTCGTGATACGGCCCTGGGGCTCGTCAGGCAGGCCCGAGGGCTCTTGCGCATTCGGTCGATACGGCCTTTAGTGTAAGctggcgttagagctcttatgcttttgctcaactgttttgggtttagtctccgagtcgggcttcgactcgagcccattcgaccctcaagttctGTATTTTTGTGGGCTAGCGACAACGACTGtcacgccttgggtcgaagcgaccttttatgtatatGGCCTTGAGGCTCACGAAGCTGGTgacgatggctcttacgctatgcccttaggcatgtatagttaactattttggattcagtctccgaatcgggttatgactcgagctcattttgaccctcaagctttcaaatttttaagctgGCAATAGTGGCttttacgcttttggtcgatgtaACCTTTTAGTGTGTATGGCCTTGAGGCTCGTtaggttggcgacaatggcttttaCGCTTTGCCcataggcatatgtaggctttgttttcctctcgttaagga
This region includes:
- the LOC104235809 gene encoding uncharacterized protein gives rise to the protein MGRLCERAKVFYSQAFTQYQDAVNHHEHEKTYLTEQFEKENTLLWGELWARDAEISELSRCTNEITFERDTLQGKVTLVERQLRDAKEDSDKYRGLHSELVAALSRIKAETEALVSSHGKEAIVANACVERASEGASPNLPRAVDRAWLVSQKQFVGGVLDGSLGGAKNEGRSPEREDVVEKGPSGDS